The Setaria viridis chromosome 6, Setaria_viridis_v4.0, whole genome shotgun sequence genome contains a region encoding:
- the LOC117861526 gene encoding WUSCHEL-related homeobox 10, which produces MDSHHGQAHRSSEGEPTMARSRWAPKPEQILILESIFNSGMVNPAKDETARIRRLLERFGAVRDANVFYWFQNRRSRSRRRARQLQQACSATAHQLPAAGVGAGHYHGVNDNASPFGMNGHSQVRAGMMPAAAPLPSVAATAPHFFAEEVDSGDDLFAISRQMGLMSRGGDHRCGYTASDASQMTYQPTGMTSIQVFINGAVYEVPGAGAPLDLAGTFGHDAMLVHSSGEILPVNEHGVLMKSLQMGECYYLVSRST; this is translated from the exons ATGGACTCCCACCACGGCCAAGCTCACCGCAGCAGCGAGGGCGAGCCGACAATGGCGAGGTCGCGGTGGGCGCCGAAGCCGGAGCAGATCCTGATCCTCGAGTCCATCTTCAACAGCGGCATGGTGAACCCGGCCAAGGACGAGACGGCGCGCATCCGCCGCCTTCTCGAGCGCTTCGGCGCCGTCCGCGACGCCAACGTCTTCTACTGGTTCCAgaaccgccgctcccgctcccgccgccgcgcccgccagcTTCAGCAGGCCTGCAGCGCCACCGCCCACCagctcccggccgccggcgtcggcgccggccaCTACCACGGCGTCAACGATAACGCATCTCCCTTCGGTATGAACGGGCACAGCCAGGTGCGCGCTGGCATGAtgcccgcggccgcgcccctgCCGTCCGTTGCCGCAACGGCGCCCCACTTCTTCGCCGAGGAGGTCGACAGCGGCGACGATCTCTTCGCCATCTCGCGGCAGATGGGGCTGATGTCTCGTGGCGGCGACCACCGTTGCGGCTACACGGCTAGCGACGCCTCCCAGATGACCTACCAACCGACTG GGATGACGTCTATCCAGGTGTTCATCAATGGGGCGGTGTATGAGGTGCCCGGGGCCGGCGCGCCGTTGGACTTGGCCGGCACGTTCGGCCATGATGCGATGCTGGTTCACTCCTCCGGTGAGATCCTGCCGGTGAACGAGCACGGCGTCCTCATGAAGAGCTTGCAGATGGGGGAATGCTACTACCTG GTTTCGAGATCAACGTAA